A stretch of DNA from Montipora foliosa isolate CH-2021 chromosome 4, ASM3666993v2, whole genome shotgun sequence:
TCAGGAAAGTGAAAATCCGATCAAATAGTCTGCCATGGATGTCCTCTTCACTGCGGAAGGAGATGAATAAAAGGTACAAACTCCTCACCCTGGCCCAAAACACTCCTAAAGGTTCTAATGAATGGTCAACttacaagaaacaaagaaatcttTGCACTAAGTTATTAAGAACTGCTGAATTAACTTACTGGAAGGACAAATTCTCTGATGCTAAATCCAGTAAagaattttggaaaacagttaAACTTTTCCAAGGCACCAACAAGTCCTCTTCCATAGGTCCCATCAAAGATCCACAGGGAATACTTCTAACAGATGACACCCTGAAAGCTAATGCCTTTAACTCTTATTTCACAAATATTTGCTCAACGCTAAACATAACTGCTGTACCCCATCCTCCTCTACCGACAAACTACAACAGTAACTGCAGATCTACCCCGACTCTTCCATCCCTAAATGTAAATCAGGAACTTTTATCACTTTGCGTAAAACATCACATTAAAGCTAATAAGGCCAGCGGGCCTGATAACATCGATGGTAAAGTTCTTCGCCTACTTGGGGATGCTTTCACTGGTAGCTTTTCTGTAATTGCTAGAAAGAGCTTTGCCGACTGCAAATTTCCTCAACAGtggaaaacagcaaaagttCGCTGCATCCACAAAAAAGGCAGCCAGCTGGATTGTGGAAACTACCGTCCAATTTCCTTGCTTAGCCAACCAAGCAATGCAAGCTGTTAGAAAGCTTGGTCTGTAAACAACTGGAAGCTTTTCTGGAGCAACACAGCTTGATAAACAGCGCACAATGGGGTTTCAGAAAAGGAAAATCTACAGAGTTGCTACTACTCCACATGACAGAAAGATGGAGACACGCACTAAATCAAGGGCAATCTATTGGCGTAATCTTTCTAGATTTCCAAAAAGCCTTTGACTGTGTTTCCCACCAACTACTGCCTTCTAAGCTGCAAGCGTCTGGTATCTGCCATAATGCTTTAGACTGGATCCTAGACTATCTTTGTAACAGAAACCAATATGTCTCAATTAACGGTTTTAATTCCACAACGATGGCGATTCCCTCGGGGGTACCACAGGGATCCTTACTAGGTCCCAGACTTTTTACCATCTTTACAAACGACCTCCCGAGCTGTTTAGAGTCATGCAACTCATCGAATATGGAAATGTTCGCTGACGATTccactgcctttgtaattggtGACTGTGTTGACTCGATTGTTGTCCACATCAACAAGGCGCTGCAACTTCTACATGACTGGGCACAACTTAACTGCATGTCCATTCATCCTACCAAAACTGAAATTATGTTTATTTCCAAGTCCCCCTTCATTGGCCCTATTCCACCTATAACTCTGGACAATCATCTGATTAACTGTACATCTCAATCAACAATTCTGGGAGTCGCATTGGACAACAAGCTTTGCTGGAAACCCCATATTAAACAAATTTCTGCAAACtttaatgcaaaaataaataaacttaaacaGATTAAGTCCTTTGATCTATCCGCCCTAGAGACTATTTATTTTAAAGGCATTCTACCGAGTACAACCTATTGTATCTCCTTATGGGGAAGTTCAAGCTCATTACAGGCTTTGGAGGAATCTCATATCCGTGCTGCTCGACTCATTCATAATCTCAGCCCCTCTTTACCAAAGCATGAAATCTTATCTAAAGTCAAATGGCACTCCTTATCATATTTTTATAAAGAAAAGACTGGCGTGTATTGCCTACCAAGCTTATTTTAATTTAGCTCCATCAAATTTAACTGAACTCTTTACTAAGCATGCAACTAAGTATAACTTAAGAGATAACCTTAAATTTGACCTAACCCATAAATTCTGGAAAGGTCAAAATGACTCTTTTATTCACCGAGCTAGCATAATCTGGAACAGTTTACCGACTAAGATCAAGACTGCCCCTTCCCTTGCAGCTTTCAAGGCAAGTCTAGTAAAGAACTCCAAATGCATCGACAGCATATCTTTCGGCTGTAGTGCCACGGGCACTTTTAAAAACTCGGaagactttatttatttttaattcacatatacatgtatttatcttCTAGTTTAGtatattgtaattgtaattgtatttattgtaattaattagcaggtccacatcagctctcGCTGCCCATTTTAACCTGCTTTGCTAAATAAagtttaccttaccttaccttacatttctcgcaatttttttgttgccGCAATCGTTGCGGAAGGTAGAACTGACGTAGAAGtcagttctactttccgcaacgcgTCTCGCAACGTTGCAAGGAATTTTTCGCACGTTGCGCAATGTAACACCTTCCCTGCAACTTATGTCGCAACGTTTAATGGCATAGGCCAATCAAATTGCTCTTTTTGTGCACGTGAGGTTTTATTCGAAGACAAAATGGCGGCTGAACTCACGACAGcgatgaggaaaaaaaaaagggttgatTGAAGCGTTGAAAGAACGCCCATCGCTGTGGAATACTTCGTTAACAGTTTACAGAGacaagaagataaaatttgcTGATTCGCAAACCCTTTCACAGCAATTTAATACGACAGTAGAGGAGATGAAGAAAGTGTTGCATAGCCTGTGCGCACTCGATGACAATAGAGGAAATCATAGTTCTACTGATCCTaaacaagagattataaaggtaagagaagtaatccctcatactggccctatccccatcgtaatccctcttaggttatttttagatgatatcaattttcgcgcggataatgttaccgcgcgcgttacgtggaagtttcgtggaggagggaaagtgcaacaaattctgtacgatgccactctccgttttcaaaattgagtttcatggcctgataaaattcattgtctgcaagatacaggtttcaaacatacatccttggaattgcttaactgcCTAGTTTgcagtgataccaatttgaagaatttccaatctatcaaaccgtgttaaataattttgacatatgcagatatgtttaccttggttgcattgcgttacttgtccattttagtgcgcactttctcattgtctacaaaattctgtcgcttacaaaactcgtccttgtcaagatacagtttgcaatcatatatcatggaaatcggtaaactgtataattcactctgataccaattttacgattgtctagTGAAGGAAACcctgttaaataattttgtaaaagggagctatattttacgcgtgcgttgcaaattgacttcaatccgatcttacgtCTTTAAAAAACGGTCAattaaaattttcctgtcatgtgtggtactgtttgaaagcgttagctgtcttctttatgaatatcatagaattaagtgaccatagtttaagtccgctaagaaaatcaagaacgcgttgaccaagtcaggaatatgttacatgtgactgtagtccgcgatatttcattgtgtacaaaattctgtcgcctataaaactcgttactttcaagatacaagatgcaaagatatatcattcaaatcgcttaactgtgttgtttacagtgacaccaatttcaacactgtccaatgtacgaaaccgagtttaataattttgaaagatgcaggtatatttaacatgcgtgctttgcaaattgacttccatgcgataccatttgttcatacatttttatcgcactgtctgttcaagttttcctttcatgtctgatatctgtctaatttatgaatatctaaaaattaagtcgtcatattttaatcccgcgaagaaaatcaagaacgcgttaaccaagtcagcgatatattacttgttgactgtagtctgcgaattgccaatgtttacaaaattctgtcgcttataaaactcgatcctttcaagatacaggtttcaaacatctataactgaaatcgcttaattgtctagttttcaatgataccacattcaaggttgtgccatatacgaaaccgtgttaaatctctttttaaggagacagctatatttaacctACGTGctgctttgcaaattcacttgaatccgataacacgggttcaaaatttttatcggacgcttgattcaagttttcctttcatgtttgtactgttgtagagctctatctgcCTACTCTATCACCGTATCTGAATTAAGTCAACATCTTTTAATCCCGCAACGGAAACCGAtaatgcgtttattaaagtcagagagatcgtacttatcaactatagtcttccatttgccattctgtacaaaatcctgtcggttacataactcgttccttccaagatacaggtttcaaaacataagtcattgtaatcggttaactctgtagtcaacaagtcacgttcgtccacaaaatgtatatatacGATTGCctctcaacatcctccgccatttttctttgatggtaaatcgcgaacgacgcgaatcattgcgtgggaatagcccactttcgatatattaaaattcaggcctaaacaaaaggcatcatttcgaggctctggggaataaactcatacgaattcttatatttattccccagagcctcgagatgatgccttttgtttagaactgaattttaatatatcgaaagtgggctattcgctcagctgtcaacattggtaaaaatgaggacatgtgattggctatcagttaaccctcgtgggaataccggatctcgcaggagatctaaaaataacttaagagggattacgatgggaatagggccagtatgagggattacttctcttaccttcataatctcttgtcCTAAACGAGTACTCCAGTGACTTGAAGGTCTCACCTGTCGCCAAATATCTCAGCGTGACAGCAAGCCTTTCAGCAGGTTTGATACTAATCGTAATTTTGTATCTTGCTTAGATATTCGGTGTGAAACTGCATTGAATAAAAACTCGAACTGTCTACTGTTAACTCTAAAGAAATCTCTGTATCCGCCAGCATTCTCTACAGCAAGCTCCCTCGCAAGTTGGTGAAAAACCCCTCTTTCTTCCCTTCTTGCCATCCAGGGCCTGACTCATTTAACGCGATTTCGCCTTGATGGAATGTCCCCATTTTCGTCTTCAGCTGACAAATCGGCTATTACCAGtaaagcaaaatattttctttttctactaccacaatagaccaattcggctcactcagtgttgtacccaattcaaatcttttgggaataaaacgttttgttccaagtattaccatatcatttaaatgtgaatgctacattatcatgcaaatgcaatacacaaagcatcttaaccccagagatttgaattgggtacaacaatgagttagccgaattggtctattcatcgttttttatttttgagCCAAATGATGTTGTTTATAGTGCCAGTCCTCCGCGCTGTTTGTAACCCTCGCGagcaagacaagttgcaaggAACGTTGCCCAGTGTAACACGATTCAAGCAACCTGTATCGCAACgcgcaacttgtgtcgcaacaaAATTACGAGTCAAGTTGCAAGAGGAATTGCCTAGTGCAACAGCACGCtgttggaaatttcaaaatattgatgacgcgtggcgattgatcatgcgcaaaaatgaaaaaaaaaaaaaacaggtttgacaagttgaaactggactgactcatccaattctttggatgagcggcaaatcaaaaaATGTGCAGGCGGCGAGAAGAGTccactttcctcttcccgaattATCAAgaaagatcgaaagagactgctcgcagggtaaatATTTCGAAATGTGTTGTGAAATAATGCGTAGTGACCCTTGTGGGCCACCTTGTTGTTTATTCAACAAATATATTCATTCAACTTCAACACGGGCTATTTATGTGCAAGAAGAATATTTATTCAACTTCAGCGCCCAATGTTACGTTTTATGGAACGaatatatttattcaacttcaacaaaaatatttttattcaacaaaACATATTCATTCGACTCTTCGTAAGTTCCCAGACAACcctatatttaaaaaaagatccACCTCCCTACCCCCCTGCTACCCCTTCTTAAAAACAAAGAGGGTGAAGAGCATTTTGAAAAGCAGCATGGCGGCCCAGGAACCagtcgtggctcacgcgtgcacattttcccgcgctttgtgtcggctacgtgtaattacttcgatttttgattggtttgccggattgtctcagtcctttttaattggccaaagtaattactttggttttggttttacgacactcaattgaaactcgctctaaggaCGAACACGACGAATTAAAAGCAATAGCGTGAAGCTTTATTTAACAGAAATGCTCAAAGTTCCTAGTGGTACAGCCTTGTAACTTGAAACGACGAGAATGTATTTAAATCGACGGACCAAAAGTTAAGAGGTAGATCAGAAAGTCGTAAGGACGATGAAAGTTGGTTCGAACTGAAAGGcgataaaagcaaaacaaaactaatTTAGCTAACTACCTATATGAAAGTAACAAAAGGGTATATAGAATGCTAAGGTAAATGCTATTAATTTCAAATAGCACATCAATGAAATACAACAAGAAATGAGTAAATCAAACGAGCTGATTAACAATCTATAGGATACGATGATAGGATAACAAGTGAATTAATATTGCTCAGAATGCGTAGAAGAGATTTTCTTGAAAAGAAAGCGATCTCTACAAATGATCACGCCATGTGGCAGCCGTTTAAACAGGCTAGgaacctgggcccggttgttgaaAAGCccattaacgctaatcccagattaaaaattaaccaaatgcttttcaactctgatattcggcaaaacattacattagaggaagtcaatcttgaaaaacaaaaataagcaaaagaaactttcaccaaaaagtggaaaacgggaaacaaagtttacgctaatcctggattacgttAATCGGCTCTCGAACAACCCGGCCCAGGTGAATAATGCATGCCAACTAAACTTGCTAAAAAACGCtatttttctgaaaacttgGAAACTAGCAAAAGCAATCCACGTAAAACTTGGGATCCTATTAACGAGCTTAGCTCACGGAATACTGAGTTGTAAGTCGTCCAATATTTTGGGAATCCAAGCTAATAATAGAACTATAAATAAAGCCGATGATATGGCGGAAGCTTTCAATGCGCACACATCACTAACATTGCGAAAATGCTAGCTCGAGATATTCCGGTTGGTGAAGTTGACGCTGAATCATTCTTGTCGCTCTCTGATAATTCGTTTTTCTCTAAAACCTCCGAGTGTCGACATTGTTCTCGACCTGTTGAAAAAATGTGATGAAAAGAAACCCACTGGCCTTGACAAGATCCCTAGTAAGTTATTAAAAATGGCAGAAAGTATTGTTGTaccagttcagttcagttcagttctttaTTTTTCTAATAGGTATTGTTAAAAAATTGGACATGCCCACAGGTAGCAGATGCTAATCTGGGTGGGTCATCTCGTGACTAATTATAAAAAGAGTAGGTAGACAAGTTAACAGGAAAATCAAGAAGATAAATGTACAAgaatataaattataaaataagtTTGTGAGCTAATTAGTACCACATTAGGAGAAAGCGCCATCAGATAtcttattttacaaaaattcttaatAGATCTAAATCTGGAATAATACAATTAAGGCTATACTTATTATTCtaagaaaatacaataaaatcttAAGAAAACTTGACCTTTTGAATAATGTTTCGTATATCAAGGTAAGAGTCTTCCGAAGTTAGGACATCGAAAAGTactcttttaatttttcttttaaagtcataATTTGAAAGATTTCTTAATGTAAGAGGTATCTCGTTCCAAATTGTTGTTCCAATTCTAGAAAACGAGTTTAGTTGAATAGAGAGGCTAGAGCTTTGTGTGTAAAAGTTGTTCGAAGCAGAGGATCGGGTATTATAAGAGTGAATATTAGAAATGTCTTGAAACAGGTCTCGAATATTTCTTGGTGCATTTCTGTGTCTAATATCAAACATCAAGTTAGCTGTAAGTTCATAATGAGAAAAGTGTAGCGGTAAGATGCTGGCATCGGAAAATAGAGGAATTGCATGCTGGTTGTGatcagaaaaataaacaaagcgGAGAGCTCGTTTTTGCAGCTTGAGAAGCTTATCAAGATATGATTTACATGCTTGGCCCCAAGCTATCAGACCATAGCTTAAGTAAGGTGCAATAAGGGATCGATAGGTATTTTTTGGAACAAAATGTCTTAGTTTAGATATTAAACCTATGGTTCCGCTGATTTTAATTACTATATGATCAATATGGTATTTCCAAGATAAGTTATTATCAATTAGGATACCTAGATATTTTACAAACTCCTTACATTCTAAAGctacatttttattttgctcgTTATCAAATATCATAATTTTAGGTTGGTAAGTGAGATTTCTTTGAGCAGGAGAAAATATgacgaagtttttttttttttatattcaggGTCAATATATTCGCCGTTAGCCAATCATACAGTTTACAGAATTCCTGGTTTACAATTAATTCCAGTGACCTAAGATTTTTGTCAGCATATAGGATCGATATTCGTGTCGTCAGCAAACAGGAAAAACTTAAGCTTTTAGATTAGGAAAAGTAGTGGGCCCAAGACGGAGCCTTGCGGTACACCACAAGTAGTATCTTTTCTAGCAGATATATACGAATCAATTTGAGTTGTTTGTATCATTTTCGTAAGACTTTAAAGAGCTGATTGATATTATCAAGCAAACAATCGTGTTtattagtgaaatgtttcttgatgctggatgaattaaatttatgttcctCACAACGTTCGTGTAGGTGCTTCATCGTAAAACCGATatagttttcatcacaaaaactacatttaaactgataaactacacGTTGTTAGTTAACTATTGACGGCTTCTTTTCTGTGATCTTAAGTTCGTcctctaacttcttactaagaaACACAGGTTGGAAACTAACGTTTATTTTGCTTCCAAGGTCGTAAAGCTGACGTCTAACGGTATCGGCCGCTTTCTGATCTTTAAAAGGTAATGCTATTCGCGCAATTTTAACTGTAGTCgagttcagtgttgtctgtgttGGAGATCTCTTTTCCAAAATGAATCGATTAACAATCCGATTGATGTGATTTTTCGGATAATGAAGAttggaaaaaacgttttcaagtcgAGTGCATTCTTCAGTATAAAACTCCCAAGAGGATGACACTGGATGACACTGTACTGGAAAATCGAGCCTGTTATTGCTGATGACCTAAAGGGACTAACAGCCGCATCGTTTAAGTCAATAGcttaaccgcgcaccggtggctcagttggttgagcaccgggttgtcacgcgggaggtcgtgagttcaactccggccggaccaacactcagtgtaattacatctgcaaatggttagactctctagtcttctcggataaggacgataaaccggaggtcccgtctcacaaccccgcaatgttcataatcctgtgagacgtaaaagaacccgcacacttgtcgcaaagagcagggcatgtagttcccggtgttgtggtctgtcttctgtggtgtatcatggttgggagggtaaatgctcggagaaattagctacaccaaggtactctaaaaatccgagggtaaataaagatgtatgatatgatatgagaTAGCTCTAAACTACATTCAACGAAAAGATTCAAAACCACCGAAGATGTTAAAAAAAGCCatcaaaagtttgaaaaaacgGAATGACATCATAATCACTAAGCCTGATAAGGGATCTGGAGTAGTCGTAATGAATAAGGATGAATATTCTCGCTTACTACGAAAAGCATCTGTTGACGATAAGAGTAAATTCAGAGAGGTTAGCGCTGAAAGACCCAAGACCAGGGGGAGACCATCCAAATACAATCATCCTCTTCTTCAGAaagaactagaccctccgtgagggtacactgggttgcctgtggtacgtgcaccgttccaaacaatttttttcaaggtcattaagaagtcataccagaagaggccctttggctcacaggtcctcacacgttcgtacgacgaaacagatctgtccttgcgtaatatgtagctctaacagtgcacgatattgttttggtattgtctatcattgtagtgccatggtagaagtcttgggtaaatagtctgagaagacatgtggttactagcaaagtactgaacccagaaagattgaagaaataaatgagaagtgagaaacattggcttctgggctgacatgttgataaacttcttttaactacaagtttaagcgtgcccgctgagcatctgacagctttgtaatgccgaagttcactgaagtcaagccctgttcggcggggttagtgtttggatgggagaccaaaacaatatacccctcataacacagaagcatcggaccgaaaatactatattaacgctaacaaatgcgaactcagcaagttACAGATCTTGttaaaggggtagtttctaaagaaactgtggtgctgcgtcggtggggaagtagtatacaaaaatttggtttatcaacggagttgataatgtaaattgaccaccgtacagagattctaaaagctgacgtttcgagcgttagcccttcggattcgctctgacgaagggctaacgctcgaaacgtcagcttttagaatctctgtacggtggtcaatttacattatcaactccgttgataaaccaaatttttgtatattacagat
This window harbors:
- the LOC138001083 gene encoding uncharacterized protein, whose translation is MNKRYKLLTLAQNTPKGSNEWSTYKKQRNLCTKLLRTAELTYWKDKFSDAKSSKEFWKTVKLFQGTNKSSSIGPIKDPQGILLTDDTLKANAFNSYFTNICSTLNITAVPHPPLPTNYNSNCRSTPTLPSLNVNQELLSLCVKHHIKANKASGPDNIDGKVLRLLGDAFTGSFSVIARKSFADCKFPQQWKTAKVRCIHKKGSQLDCGNYRPISLLSQPSNASC